From the Paraflavitalea soli genome, the window CTCGCCCCCGGTTAATGGCAGGTAATAAACAGTGGAACCTCCACCTGGCATACCATCGCGATGGTGGCTGATGCCGAGCATTTTTCCATCAAAAGAAATTACGTGGTCATTGTTGTTGCGATTGGCGGATCCGGTAGACAGTTTTTCAGGCACTCCACCCGTAACAGGTATAGTATACAGTGAACCGCCCTTATTGAATAATAAGCGCTTGCCATCGGGCATCCAGTTGGGGGCTTCCAGGCGGCCAGTCTCTTCATGGATGAGGGTACGCCTGCCATTGAATACATCCAGCCATTCCAGGCGACTCCCCAAGATACCATCGCGGTAACCATTGTGGGTATCGGGTACTGTTTTCTCTATGCGCACATTCCAGGCCATGCCTTCTTCCAATACATCGGGGTTGTGGCTGCAAATGAACAAACCGGCCAACGCCTCATCGGGCATTTCGATACTGTCTGTCCTGCCTACTTCCTGTAACAACTCACCGGCGTTGGCCACACGCATGATGAAGGTTTTGCCGATGCGCTCCAGCTGGATGATCTCTGCGTGTTTCTTCGTCGTAAAAAGTTCATCCTGCGGATCGCGCATGGCAGCGCCTTTGGAACGACGCCATTGCAATACGGTAAGTCCATCGCCATGCACCACGGCACTCATATGGGCAGCATCTGCCTGCTCACCGGCACGCACCATCCAGCCTATTTTGCGATGGGGATCTTTGCCTGTACCGGACAATTTCACATTAGCCGTCAATATAAAATCGCCATTTACTTTGCGCCAGGCGTACTGAAACTCATCACGGTTGAACCAGATATTATACCCGCCTCCTTTGAGTTGGTAGGTTTGTGTCTGGCTGTTCCAGGATACTCCGCCTTTGATGGCAGGATTACCAATATCAGCTTGTTGTTGGAAAATACCAATGGAGGTGGACTGGGCCATGGCAAGGCCGGTATAAAGCAGCAGGATGGCAGGAAGCAGGCGTTTCATGATACTTAAATATACTACTAAATAGCCGATATTTGCAGGCTTATGGACCAGGCAGCAGGCAATGAGGCATCTATTTCCGGACCCCGGGGCACAGGCTTTAAAAGGATTCCCCTGGAAAGCCTTACGGAGCTTTTTATCGCACAACATAGCCAGGCAGGCGTGTATGTGGAACCCCGGGAGTACCAGCTCATCACCCCGCATAGCCTGGATATCGACAACGGCATTTTCCTCAGCCAATATGCGGTGCCTCCCTTTCCACCGGTTACTGTCATACGGCAGGAACAACAATTGCTGGTCTCCTGCACCTGTCACCAAACTGCTGATAAATTGTGTGTGCATGAAGCGCAGGTATTGACGGCGCTGGTACGCCGGGAAGAGCTGCGCATCTTTTTCGATGCAAAGCTGCGACAGGAAAAACTGACCAGGTTTGCCGCTGATTATGGTCTTTCTGCTACTACCAACCTGGACGAATACTTCGCCATCCATTTTGAGCACAATAAGCTAGCCATCAGTTCCCGGCTGCCTTCGCTGCTGGCGGTGAACCAGGATACCCTGCAGGCCATGAACCAGGTGCTGTATCCGGTACCTGATAGCATTCCGCAGGAAGACGTTGCAGCCGATGGCAAAACGATCTGTGTGGTATTGAAACAACACAAATACCACAAGCACCTGCTGGTCGAATTGTACAGCGCTCCGGTATCGAAAGAAGGGAAAATAAAAAATCCTATGACGCCGGTGCCGCCCCTCGACCTGGCCTGGACGCTCGATGATCCGGAGCACCTGAAGTTCTATACGGCTGTTCATAAATTCCAAAACCATCCGGCGGCCAAACGATCGCCTTCGGACCTGGCGGCGCTGAAAGCCATTGTTAAGAATCCGGCGGGCTATCGTTTCTATTATCACAATCCTGCAGTATCCGACAATATTACGTCCACGGCTATAGTACCTGTACAGGCAGCGCTGATACCGGGCAATCTAACGCTTACGGTAACACAGGAAGGGGAATTCTATGCCATAGGGGGGCGCCTATCGCTGGATGACAAAGACTATACGCTGGGGGATGTGAGCCTGCGGTACAACTGGTTTGTGCAGGCGGATGATACCCTGTACCTGGTAGATCAACTTCAGGCACTCGGCGTTATTGAATTGCTGAAAAAAAAGAGCCAGTTCCTGATCCATGCCAGCAAATACCGGGAATTCAAATTACAATTGCTGGATAAGCTGGAAGACACGATCCGGATCGGTTATGAATACATACAGGAAGCAACGCCTGGGCAACTGGAGCAGCAAGGATTTAACAACAGGCCGCAACGCATCATCTATTTATCCGATCTGAAGAATTATGTGATGATCATCCCGGTGATCAGGTATGGCGAAATCGAGATACCTATCCGCACTTTAAGACTGGTGCATGGGACGGATGAGAAGGGAAAAGAATTCCTGGTAAAGCGTGATGACCAGGCAGAGAAGGCATTCAACGCGCTGATTGTACACCAGCATCCACACTTTGAAGAACAACTGGAAAACGACCTGCACTACTGGTACCTGCACCGGGACCGTTTCTTATCAGAAGAATGGTTTCTCCATGCGTTTGAGGAGTGGAACAAAGCAGGTATTACGGTATTAGGGTTCAATGAGCTGGATGGGAATAAACTGAATCCGCATAAAGTAAAAATCGATATCAAGGTACATTCGGGCATCAACTGGTTCAATGCGGATGTACAGGTAAAGTTTGGTAAGAAAAAGGCTTCCTTAAAACAGGTCTATAAGTCGATCCGCAACCAGAACAAATATGTGCAGCTGGATGATGGCACGAAGGGGATCCTTCCGGAAGAATGGATCGCTAAGTTTACGGATTACTTCAACAATGCCGAGATCATCGATGAATCGACCATCCGGATCGATAAGATCAACTTCACTACGATCGAGCAATTGTATGACGAAGCGATGGTGGATGAAGCGGTGATGCAGGAAGTACAGCAATACCGGGAGAAGCTACAGCAGATCGATCGCATCAAAGAAATTGAAGTACCCGATACCTTGCAGGCGACGCTTCGCCCCTATCAGCGGGAAGGATTGAACTGGCTCAATTTCCTGGACGACCTCAACTTTGGAGGCTGTTTGGCGGATGATATGGGCCTGGGCAAATCGATCCAGATCATTGCCTTTATACTTTCACAAAGAAGCAAGGTGAAAAGGAATACCAACCTGCTGGTAGTGCCTTCCACGCTTATCTTCAACTGGCAGCAGGAAGTACAACGATTCGCTCCTTCTATAAACATCTATACGGTACATGGGGCAGGCCGGATAAAGCACACAGCAGCGTTTGATCAATACGAGCTCATCCTAACGACCTATGGTACGCTGTTGTCGGATATCCAGTTCCTGAAAGATTATGTTTTCAACTATGTATTCCTGGATGAATCGCAGAACATCAAGAACCCCGAAACGCAACGGTACAAGGCAGTACGGCTGTTGACCTCCCGCAATAAGATAGCGATTACGGGTACACCGATAGAGAACAATACCTTCGACCTGTTTAGCCAGTTGTCCTTTGCCTGTCCGGGGCTGCTGGGCAGCAAGCAGTATTTTAAAGACATCTACTCTATTCCCATTGATATGTTCAAAAGCAGCAAGCGCGCGATCGAACTGCACCGGAAAGTAAAACCATTTATCCTGAGAAGGACGAAGCAAGAAGTGGCGCCGGAACTGCCGGAGAAAACTGAAATGGTATTGTACTGTGAGATGGATGAGGAGCAGCGGGGCATCTACCAGGCTTATGAAAAAGAGTTCCGGGAGTATATTTCTGCTACTACGGCGGATGAGCTGAAGAAGAGTCCCATGAATGTATTGAAGGGGCTTACGCGTCTCCGGCAGATCTGTGATGCGCCTGCTTTGCTGGGTGATGATGCCCTTACAGGCAGCACCTCTGCCAAGATCAATACACTGCTGGAGCAGATCGAAAACAAATCACCCAATCATAAGATACTGGTGTTTTCGCAGTTCGTGTCGATGCTGGAACTCATCAGTAAGGAATTGATCAAAAGGGGTATTGGTTTTGAAATGCTCACCGGCAGTACGCGCAACCGGGGCACGGTGGTCAATGCCTTCCAAACGAATCCCGGTAGCCGTGTATTCCTCATCAGCCTGAAAGCAGGCGGTACGGGGCTCAACCTCACGGAAGCAGATTATGTATACCTGGTAGATCCCTGGTGGAACCCTGCGGTGGAAAACCAGGCCATTGACCGGGCACACCGCATAGGCCAGGATAAAAAGGTGATCGCGGTACGCCTGATCTGCCCGGAAACGGTAGAGGAAAAGATGATGAAAATGCAGGAGCATAAGAAGATACTGGCAGATGACCTGGTGAAAACAGGCTCCTCCTTACTGTCATCGCTATCGAAGGACGACCTCCTCAATTTATTGTGGTTTCAGCCGGCGTAGGCATCTTACTTTTCGGGCCGCAGGGGCGCCAGCTGCCCTGACAGTCTTGGCGAAAAGTGGCTGTTTTGGCGTTTGATGCTATTAGCATACTCTATCCATACTGAAGGTATACTGAAGCTATACTGTAGCCATACTGAAGGAATACGAATTTCGGATTTAGAATTACTCCGTGCGTTGTACTTTCCTTCCTGTTGGTAACTGACTGATCTTTTTGTTGACCTTTGACCAAGCTATGCATCCTTCCATTCATTCTCAAACCGAACAAACATACAATCTGTGGTATGCCAAATCCAAATTTTATTTTACTGCATCAGCTATTTTAATAACAAGATTAAAAAAGTGTAGAAAAACAACCGTTTCACGCCAAAACAACCAAAAGCAGTCAACAGCAGACATTTTAAATTTGGAAACGGGTATATCGGTGTTGTATGTTTGCTGTGAACAGATCGACTGTGTGGACGGGGCCCCTAAGCATGGTCGGTGGAAGACGAAGTGTTGTGCAACACTGAATACAAGCTGCGAGCGGTGAGCTTCGAGCTGCGAGCTTTAGGCAAGAACAGTTAGCAGTTAGCTTTTAGGTTTTTAGGAGTTAGCTGTTAGCAATTTAACTGTTCGTGGTTATTGGTTGGCTGATGGTTATACTATCAGCTGAGGGCTATTGCCACTGGCTGTTACCTTACCAATACTGATCGACATCTGCGGTGAACGCCAGCCACCAGGTAAAGAGAAATGGAGATCAGGATGTAAGGGAAGACGAAGGCCAGGATTTGGAGGATAGTTTTAGTAATCAGCTATTAACCGTAACCCATTTCACTGAATCCAATTTTTAAACGATAAAATTTATATCATAAGACAAGGATAAAGAAATAATGATTGTACCAGGTGTACAAAGGGGTGTCTCCTATGTTTGCAAAAAACAGGAGGCGCCCTCTTTTTTTTACAATGGGCAGCAATCACCTAATTGGCCATCGCATCACAATACAGTAGTTTTGTACGGTATGGAAACAATTATAGGTATTGCCGGCTTAGCTATTATGGGTGTATTGCTTTCTCTTGCCTTCAGGAAGAAAAAGGTAATACCGGCTTTATCGACTCAAAACCTGCAATCGATACT encodes:
- a CDS encoding TolB family protein; the encoded protein is MKRLLPAILLLYTGLAMAQSTSIGIFQQQADIGNPAIKGGVSWNSQTQTYQLKGGGYNIWFNRDEFQYAWRKVNGDFILTANVKLSGTGKDPHRKIGWMVRAGEQADAAHMSAVVHGDGLTVLQWRRSKGAAMRDPQDELFTTKKHAEIIQLERIGKTFIMRVANAGELLQEVGRTDSIEMPDEALAGLFICSHNPDVLEEGMAWNVRIEKTVPDTHNGYRDGILGSRLEWLDVFNGRRTLIHEETGRLEAPNWMPDGKRLLFNKGGSLYTIPVTGGVPEKLSTGSANRNNNDHVISFDGKMLGISHHRDGMPGGGSTVYYLPLTGGEPVLITDSTPSYLHSWSIDGKEVLYTAQRLSKSPAYNIYKKPINGGPEVALTKHTTGLADGPEYAPNGQYIYYNANHSGTMQLWRMKSDGSAQQQLTLDEFNNWFPHISPDGKWIAFITFPATVDPGDHPFYKRVMLRLLPVEGGTPKVIAYLYGGQGSINTPSWSPDSKRLAFISNSGAFK
- a CDS encoding DEAD/DEAH box helicase; the protein is MDQAAGNEASISGPRGTGFKRIPLESLTELFIAQHSQAGVYVEPREYQLITPHSLDIDNGIFLSQYAVPPFPPVTVIRQEQQLLVSCTCHQTADKLCVHEAQVLTALVRREELRIFFDAKLRQEKLTRFAADYGLSATTNLDEYFAIHFEHNKLAISSRLPSLLAVNQDTLQAMNQVLYPVPDSIPQEDVAADGKTICVVLKQHKYHKHLLVELYSAPVSKEGKIKNPMTPVPPLDLAWTLDDPEHLKFYTAVHKFQNHPAAKRSPSDLAALKAIVKNPAGYRFYYHNPAVSDNITSTAIVPVQAALIPGNLTLTVTQEGEFYAIGGRLSLDDKDYTLGDVSLRYNWFVQADDTLYLVDQLQALGVIELLKKKSQFLIHASKYREFKLQLLDKLEDTIRIGYEYIQEATPGQLEQQGFNNRPQRIIYLSDLKNYVMIIPVIRYGEIEIPIRTLRLVHGTDEKGKEFLVKRDDQAEKAFNALIVHQHPHFEEQLENDLHYWYLHRDRFLSEEWFLHAFEEWNKAGITVLGFNELDGNKLNPHKVKIDIKVHSGINWFNADVQVKFGKKKASLKQVYKSIRNQNKYVQLDDGTKGILPEEWIAKFTDYFNNAEIIDESTIRIDKINFTTIEQLYDEAMVDEAVMQEVQQYREKLQQIDRIKEIEVPDTLQATLRPYQREGLNWLNFLDDLNFGGCLADDMGLGKSIQIIAFILSQRSKVKRNTNLLVVPSTLIFNWQQEVQRFAPSINIYTVHGAGRIKHTAAFDQYELILTTYGTLLSDIQFLKDYVFNYVFLDESQNIKNPETQRYKAVRLLTSRNKIAITGTPIENNTFDLFSQLSFACPGLLGSKQYFKDIYSIPIDMFKSSKRAIELHRKVKPFILRRTKQEVAPELPEKTEMVLYCEMDEEQRGIYQAYEKEFREYISATTADELKKSPMNVLKGLTRLRQICDAPALLGDDALTGSTSAKINTLLEQIENKSPNHKILVFSQFVSMLELISKELIKRGIGFEMLTGSTRNRGTVVNAFQTNPGSRVFLISLKAGGTGLNLTEADYVYLVDPWWNPAVENQAIDRAHRIGQDKKVIAVRLICPETVEEKMMKMQEHKKILADDLVKTGSSLLSSLSKDDLLNLLWFQPA